The Merismopedia glauca CCAP 1448/3 genomic sequence CTTCACTTTTGACTGGGTGCAGACAAGCGTATATCGCGTCTCCCCTAACTTTTGACTGGTCGCCTCGCGGTGTCGCACTTTTCTAACTTTTGACTTTTGACTCTTAACTTTTGACTTAAAAAAGCTTAGCCTTGATAAATTTCTAAAACCTTCAAACCGTAATTAAACACCGATATCCCACCATCATTGGCAGAACTATCAACAGCGACATTAGCCCCGCCAAAGTGCTTTTGAGCGACTCTAGCAATCAAGCTAGAGCCCGTAAAATAAGTGTTAGTGGTGGGATCGATTTGACTGGCTGTTTGCTGGATTAGTGCTTTCATGGATTTTCGCATCAACTCATCTTGCAAATAAGTCGGGAAAAACTCGTCCATTTCCTTTGCCGTAATGGCTTCTCCTTTGAGAGCTTTTTGCAAAAAAGCATCCCCACCAGTAGATGCCATAATCGTATCTTTAACGTCTTGGCGGTAAGGCATGAATTGATAGCGCCCCAACGCCCTACCGCAATCGCTTCCAGCACAGACGTAAGCGCCAACCAAGCGATAATCGGAACTCGATTCCACCTGAGATATTGCCTCAATCATCTGACTCAAATTCACCCCAGAAACAATCTCTCCGACATTGGTAGGATTATTGCCACTGAAGTTGCCCAAATCCCCCGTGACTAAAGCTGTATTGGGTAAAGGAGTTGAAATCCCTAGAGTCGGATTGGAGATAGAAGGAGTCGGCCCAGTCACTGGACTTTGAGGTACAGTTGCAGTACCTACAAACATAGGAGCATCCCGCTTGTAGGCAAGAAAAGGAAAAGGTCCCAAAATGTAAGGAGAACAACCCACAAATTTCCCACAGAACCGGAAAAATAAGGCTGTATCGACTAACTCTTCCTTTTCTTTGACATTCCAAACTACCACTTTAAACCCTTTGCCATAGGGATGCCTTCCAGTAGGTTCTAAGCCGCCATTTACCGCCGCTAGTGCCCCATGTCCCCCTTTAACTTGTTGAAATTGTCCAGATATCCACTGCACCCCTTCAAAGGGAGCCGTCTGCTTAATTCCCGTATTCTCCAAGTCGTCTAGCTCAACATGAGCGCATTTAGTGCGACAAGGCACGTTAAACCCTTCTAGATCGCTCCCTGATATAGTTTTCTTCTTACCTCCCTCTTTCTCTCCCCAAATAAAATCAATCCGCGCCACCTGATTGCCATCAGGAGATAAAGGAATGGGAAAAGCCGAGAAAGGTACGGCATTTAATCCAGGAATGTCCTTAATTAAACTATTTTCCCAAAGATAGAATTGTTCTAGCGGGGTAAATTCTAAGTTAGGGATACCCGATAGGGAAAAATCAGTTAAATCTACTCCACCCATTTTTAAATCTCCCAGTTGAGGAGACTTAGAGAGCAAATTATTCAAAGAAATATTCGGATTAATGGGGGCAGAAGAGAACTTTTGCACCAAAGCAGCGATAGGAGGCATTGTAGATAAAGGCAGATCCCCCAACTTGGGCACTACTTGAGCTAAATGAAACAAGGATTGTTCTTTAATTAGAGGGAAGCTATCTAAAGCCACTTCATCTCGTTTCAAGTTAGATATTTGAAAAATATCCTTTAAATTGAACTTTTCGGCTCCAAAAGCCTCCGAAATATCTCCCAGTTTTAAGATTCGATCTGGAGTATCGCCACTTTTCCAGCTTCTAGTCAGATTATATCCCGCCGCATTATTGTACCCATTGTCTGTGAATTCTCCATCTTGAGTAATGGGTGGAAAACTAGCCCAGGTAATCTTGGTAAAATCGGGCAAAGTCAGCAATTCTTGGACTGGTTTACCTTGATTATCTACCCCAGATAAACCGACCTGGCGAGTGGCAATAGCTGCCATTGCAGATGATTGAGCTAAAAGTAGCCCTAAACAACTATAAAATAGGATTTTTTTCATGATTTATCCTTCTTCCGCTACGGAGAAAGTATTTAACTGAAATTAATGGGTTTTAAACCGAGCCTCTATTCTCCTTCAGATTTGGGGAGCGAGTTGACACTCTCTTCACTTTTGACTTTTGAATGAGTGACTTTTGACTTGACTTGACTACTCCTTTCTATTCAACTTCAACTGCAAATCAAACCTAATTCCCTCAGCATCACTGGTGCTTTCTCCTTCTACTCGCTCGATAGTTTTCCATAAAGCCAATGTTGGCTCTGGTAAGGTTTTGCTTAGTAAAGGGACTAATTTGGGAAAATCTATTTCCACAGACTTAGAAGGCTGCAACTGAGATGTGGCTACAGCAGATAAGACCGGATATTTACCTAATGCCACAAAAATTGTCTGAGAATCTAAATATCCATAACCTAAGAAAGGGACTTGCACCTTTTTACCGAGCCAAGTCTTAAATCTTCGATTTCCTACCTGTTTACCCACTATAGTATAGCCCAACTTTTTGCCCCGCCAGTCCAAATCAGCTAAAAGGCGATTTGATAAAGTAGGGTTGCTGGTTATCGATACGCCTCCTCCTATCTCCTGTTGAGATGCAGCTATCAAACTGACGCTACTTTCTTTAACTTGAGAGGTAATCCCCAGATCTAATCCCAACTTTTGCTGCCATCCCTGACGCAAACCAAAGGCATCGCTGACTATTGCGGCTATAATACCCCCATTAGTCCGAATTAATCCCAAAGATGCCGGACTTTGATAAGCTTTTGCCTCTCTCGGCTCAGAAAAATTGGGATTGGCAAACAGCGCCGCTTGCTGTAGTTTTAATCCCGAATCATTGACTCCAACGCTGATAGCTAAGGAGTTAATTCTGGGACTAAATAGTTTGTAATTAGGGAAATAAAGCTGAAATAAGAGACGCTCCTGTTTGATTCGAGATAAAGCAGTTTCAGTTTGATTTAACGACAAAATCGATTGATGATTGAGATTGCTATCAATGGATTGCTCGATTACATCAACTGAGTCGGCTAGAAGCAATTGATTGTCTACTTTAGCTGCCCAGAAGAACTTGTCACCGTCAGAGGGCAAGGCATTCCTGCTCCCTTCTAACTTTTGACTTAGCCCCAAAGGGGCGGCTTCGCCAATGACTTTTGACTTTTGACTTTTGATTCCACCTCTTCTCGATAACCGATATATCCGTACTCCTTGGTAGTCTTGATAGGTTTGACTTTGAGATTTACTGGCTAATTTCCACCAAAATTGCCCAGGATTAGAAATGGAGGCAATAATTAACCAGCCTATCTTCTTTCCTTGAGGAATTCCAGCTACAGTGATGCTGCCAAAGGTAGGCAAGATATCTTCGGTCCAACTCAAGTCCTGAAGCACTTGTTCGTCAAAGACTTTAACTATATTAGATAGATTAACGTCAAACGCTACTTGAGATTCTTTGGTTCCGAACTGAGATAACTGCTGCCACCGACTTCTATCCAAGACTAAATAACCCCAAACCAAAGCGGTTTCTGGGACGTATTTCGCGGAATTTACAGGATCGATGGCAGATAGTCTCACTGATTCGAGATAGTAACAGCCACCTGCACCAATAGATGCAGCTAGAGCCGCAGCTAGAAGAAAAGGACGATACACTGCCTTATTAAAATAAGAACGATCGTATTCTACCTTATTTTTTCAGGAATACTTTAAAAAAATGTATTTATTTTTTTTGATTAATTTTGAAATTAACTTACCAAAGACTTCTGATATTTTTGTAGCGCCTCCAAACATAAGGCTGAAACTTCTGAATTTCGATATTCCTCTTTGACTTTACTAAATAACAATTTATGCTGTTCTTGGATCGTTAGTTGGGCAAAGTCTTCTTGCAAAATCGGAGAGTCTAGTAAATTTTTTTGTTCTCTCCCTTTAATAGTTTGAAATTCTAAATACCAATAGCGATATGTCGATTTGCCACCATTTTTAACTTCATTATAGTGAACCTTTAAATAGACGATAAAATCTTCTCGTTCTGATTCGCTAAAAATCTTCAAAGAATCAAGCCTATCGTACAACTCTTCTAAATCGTCTTCGTTTAAAGTCTTAGCCAAAGCTTCGATAAAATCTAAAGTAGCCGCAGAACCCAACGCCAAACCCATCCCCTCAATTAGCTGCAATTGCCGTGGTTGGGTCAACTTTAAGGCATATCCCAGTACAGTTTGAGCCGAACGTAAAGCAGAAACTGCGATCGTATCGGGTTGAAGTGCTTGTATTTGCTGCTTAACTACAGGATTGGACTTGATTGCCGGATTTGAAGGCGTTTTCTGGCGATGGGCTACTCCTAATAACCAAGAACGCAAGTCATTCTCACGAATCGGCTTACTGAAAATTGCAGCACCTAATTTAACGGCTTGTTCCTGTTCCTGGGGAGATAAAGAGGCAGCTAAAATGCCAAAAGCACGTCCAGAATAGTTATTTTGGTAAAAATTCAGGAAATCAAGCCCTAATTCTCCATCGGGAAATCGGATGTCAGTGAAAACCACATCGTAGTTATGCAAGCGCAACATAGTCTTAGCTTGCGTTACAGATCCAACACAATCAAAAGATATTGGCAAATCCTGAAGACAATAGCTCAAAATATCCTTTAAAGTTTTCTGCTCCCTATCTACAAATAAGACCTGAATACTATTAGCCATCTATGACGAACATTTGCGGTATTTTAGTTAAATGTTAACACTATTAATTGACGAATGGAAGAACTGAACCTCCTCTCCCCAAAAGCCCAAAATGTCATCAAAAAAGCCAAACTCCAAAATGCTGAAGAAATTAGTCAATATCCCAACGAAAAGTTCTTAAAAATTAAAGGCTGCGGACTAACAACTCTTGCCGAAATCCGCGAACACTTTCCCGCAGAAGAAACCGATGAGTTAAACTTAGGACAAGAGTTTGAAATTAGCTATAGAAATCCCGAAGAACTAGCCAATTTGCTCTGCAACCACATGACAGCAGAACAAATTACTCGACTAATTTTAGCATTAATAAAAAGAGTCTTACCCCATGATTAGTAAAGTCAAATTAGGCTTAATATTTATCTCTTCCATCATTACTAGTCTGACCCTTCAAAAGTTAGGTTTACTAGAATCAATCGAGTTACAATGGTATGACTTAGCCAATAGTAGTAGTCCTCAATATCGCGCCCCTATTACGATTGTAACCTTTGACGAAGAGGATATTAAAAAGTATAATTGGCCCTTGAATGATGAACTATTATCTCAAGCTATAAATACCATCAAAAAGCAAGATCCAATTGCCATTGGAATGGATATTTATCGAAATACTCCCGTTCCTCCGGGAACAAATCAACTCAATCAAACTTTCACCAACACGCCCAATCTAATCGGAATTGAAAAAGTTATCGGGAGTGGAGTAGATGGTAAAATCCCACCTCCACTTTTATTAAAAAAGAAACAGCAAGTAGCTGCTGTAGATATTCCTGTAGATGCAGATGAAAAAATTAGAAGAGGATTACTATTTCCTTACGCTCAAGACGAACCCAACTTGCCCAGTCTTTCTCTAGCTTTAGCCTTCAAGTATCTCGAAAAGCAAAACATCTCTCCCCAAGCCAATAAAGATGGCTGGATGATCTTAGGTAAGCAGACTTTTTTACCGTTTAAATCATCAGATGGGGGATACGCAGTCGCTAATGATGGTAGTTATCAAATTATCATAGATTATCGCACCCAATTCAACCAGATAAGTCTGACTAGAGTTATAGAAAATAAAGATTTACCACCCAATACATTCCAAGATAGACTAGTGATGATTGGGGCTTTTGCTCCCTCACTTAATGATATTCATTCAACTCCCAAAGGCAGAATATCTGGAGTTGAAATTCAAGCCCAAATGACAGCGCAAATTATCGATTTAGCTTTGGGTAAAAGAAATCAATTAACCTTCATTCCAGAACCTCTAGAAATCTTGTTTTTAATCACAATTACCGCCGCTAGTCAGGTGGTAATTTGCCTGTATATGAATCGTTTTTTCCAGACTTTAGGACTTTTAGTCATAAGTATTAGCCCGATTCTCCTAGTCGCTCTAGTTAGCTACCTAGCCTTTATATGGTCAATTTGGCTCCCCATAGTTTCTGTAATTATTAGCCTAATTTTAGTGAATTTTTTAACCGCTTTAAGCTGGCAATTTTCCAGTTTAAAACAAGCCGCTAAAACTCATAAAAGCCTCCAAGAAAAATATGCTAGGGAACTCCAAGTTATCAAAAGTCAAATTGCCGACCGAGAAGGAATAACACTGATGGGACAAATAGTTAACAGCATCGCCCTGGAAATTGAAAATCCCCTGGCTTTTATTACAAATCTCAGTACGATTTATCAGCAAAAAATTCAAGACAACGCCGTAGATATAGACGAGTTATATCAAGGGTTATCTTCAATTGAAAAATATGCTGATAACATTTTAACAACTATCCAAGAAATCTTAAAGTTAGGTCAAATTAACAACTTCAAGCCAGAGGAATTTAACCTCCACCATCTGATCCAAGAATGCTTAAATGTCGTGGATACATCGGAGATAGAAATGGAAGTCAATCTGGATCGTCGAACCGAAACTATCGTTGGCGATCGCGAAATGTTAGCCACTATTTTAAACAATTTAATTAGGAATGCCATCGAAGCACTTTCAGAAATATCTAGTCCTACTATTGTCATCGCAAGCCGCTGGGAATCGGAAAATATCAAGATTGAAATAATTGACAATGGATCGACCATTCCTAGTCAAGATGTTAAAAAAATATTCAACATTTTCTACACAACTAAACCAAATAATAAAGGACTGGGTTTATGGATTGCTTCCGAATATGCTAAAGTTATGAAAGGCAAAATAGAAGTAGAAAGCCAATTCAATACCTATACCAAATTTACGATTTTATTAGCACCTAATTAGCGATCTTAACGAAAGCTAATCTATCTGTTTTGAATAAAAAGGCAACTGCATCAACATAATAGCCGTGCTGATAGTAATGTTGAAATTTTAATTCAGGATCTTTAATTTGATTAAGTTGATTTAAAAAGTCTAAACTGGGTGTTTCTCTTTTAAAAACAACCTTGGCATAATAACGTCGATCGGGAATAGTCACAGCCAGACGATAATTGCTATCTTGCCATTGATTAGAGCTTATTTTCACCAAATTCAATCGACCCACCCGATCTGTCGAAAAGGTTCGATCGTAAATTGTGGGACCTAAAGGCTGAGTTACCGTCACCCGATACACGGGCTGGTTACATTCAATCAGAAATTCCGGTGGATAATTGCTAATAACGGTCGAAAATTCGGGCGCGTAAATCTGAATTTGGGTGCCATTGGCTCCCTCTCCCCTAACTCCAGAACCCTTGGTAGTGGGAATTGCGACTTTGGAAGGCACCGTGTAAGTACTAACTTGAGCTAAAACCAAAGAAGGTTGTAGCAGGAAAATTAAAGCTAAAACTAAATAACGCATAACTCACTTTTTCACCAAAATAAAACTAGACCAGCCAGAAGCAGTAAAATCCCCAGATTGGGATTTAATTAAAGATATTTGAGCGTTTTGCAAAGCCAGATCTTCAGACATCCCTTGGAGCCGATATTGATAAAAAGCCTCCATTAATTTAGCTGTATCCCCATCATTAACCGCCCATAAAGAAGCCAAGACTTGATTGACATTGTTTTTGATCGCAATTCCCGCCAACCCCAAGACAGAGCGGCTATCTCCAATTCCTGTATCGCAACCGCTTAAAACTAATAGATCTAAGACATTTGTGCGATCGCTCAAAACCTGCTCCAGTTGACTCAAACTAACGGCTCCATCGGCAAAAACGACTTGAGATCGCGCTATATTTCCAGCTATTTGAATGTGACTCGCCAGATGCACGGTTCCTACTGACTCTGACTGCAATTGGCGTTTAAAGTCAGCAAATTTGAGATTCTTTTGGGGAGTTCCCTTGAGTAAACCACTGACGGTTTCAACTTCTGCTGAAGCATAAGGTAGCCGATCCCAAGGCTGAGGTGGTTCGCTGATGGAAGCTAATAAAGTGGCGCTTCCAGGCGGGTTCTTGGCATTTTCTACCTCTAATCCAGCACTATAGGAAATAGCGTAATCTTCCACCAAAAACTTGTCCCCATCGTAAAGAGCGGCGTAAGGGAAGAGATTCAACGGAAAATCGCTGACAAAAACCAAGGATTTTACCCCTTTTAAATCCGGTAGAATTGGTCTAATTAATAGATTGTATAATTTAGCACTAGGAATAACATAGTCGTCTGTGGCGATATTTTGGAGTTTACCTCGGAATTCCCGAGCTAGCTGCACTAGCTCGGAGCGATTGATGGGGACTCGCACCGCTTTTTTCAGGTTATCCCCCTCCAAAACTAGATAAGTTTCTTTCTCTGTCGCCAATGTTTGAATTCTGACTGTTCCAGGCTCAGTTGACTTGGCTACTTCTACAAATTCAAAGCAATCATCTTGGAAAAAATCTTGCAACTGGGTAATCTTAAGGGATTTCATGACTTCTAAACCCCTATCTATCTGGTTTTTAGCCAATGAAATCCTCGCTAATTCCTGATAGACAGGCTGGACTTCCTCTTCTATCTCCAGCCTAGCTTCGTTGAAAATAGCCGATTGGGGGCGAAAACTTTCTACTGCGCTTACCGCTAAACTCACATAATTTTCCCGATGGAGATTACCTTCAGGAAATGTTTTCGCCATCCCCCACAAATACCGCCATTGCAAATCGGGAGCGGGGATCGCTTCGGCTATGAGAATCGCTTTTTCTAGGCGACCTAATTTATAGTAAATATAAGATTTCGTGCGGCGATCGCTCGGTAACTTCAAAGCTAATTCTAGCCATTTTTTATCTTTTGACAAAGAAAATAACTTCAGTAAAAAAGGAACTTTAGTCTCATTATCTACTAAAGCCGTGACACTTTGTTCAGCTAGTTTCAAATATTGGGGATCGGCAGTTGCTAAATAAATGCTGGCTTTGGCTCGATCTAAGGATGATGTCGAGCTAGATTGCAGGGCTGATTGCCAATTTTCGAGGGCAGATGTCTTGAGTTTTTCGGCGGGTAATTGGGCTAATTGAGCCGGAATTAAAATCCCTTCTAACCGTTTGATTAATTTCAAATTAGCTAAATATTTTCTCCATAAAGCATAGCCTAAATCTACCTTGGTTGATGTAGAATTAGATTGAGTTAAACTTTTTTCAAAATAAGCAATCGCTGAATCTAGCTCGCCTTTTGTTAAGTAATACTGCCCCCATAAAGCCAAGGCGGGAGCCGAATCTGGCAACTTTTCTATTAGTTGTCTAGCCTCTAGATCTCGACCATTTTGTAACAGTTGATAAATAGTTTTGACATCTGTTTGAGGCTCAACTTCTTGACTTAGAGCCATATCAATCGTCTGAGAAAAAATGAAACAAAAAAGAATTATCGAGTTGTTAATTTTAGGTAGCATTAATTTACTTACTGCGCTTAATTTACCTGCTGTTTTAGCTCAAGATACTTCGGACAAAATTATCAAGTTTACGATTCGAGGCAATAATAGTATCAGCGATCCTGAATTACAAAAAGTTTTAGCACCCTACCTTAACTTAGATTTATCTTGGGACAACGTTTTAGTAGCTAAAAATGCTTTAACACAATACTACCAAAAGTTAGGATATCCTAGCGCTTTAGCTCTGATTCCCGAACAGGATTTAAGTGGTAATATCATCATCGATCTCAATGAAGGCAAGCTAGCATCAATTGAAATCGAGGGTAATAGACTGTTATCAACCCAATGGATTGAAAGTCAAATAGATAGAAATCGCGCGGTTAACATCAGTGAATTAGATCGAGAGTTACGTTTGATTCGCAAAAATAGTAATTTAATTGAGGATCTCAAAGCTCAATTGATACCAGGTTCTCAATTGGGCACATCTCAATTATTCGTGCAAATAACTGAAAGAAAACCCCAATATTGGTCTTATGAATTAAATAATTATGCCACGCCAGTCAGTGGCAGGTGGGAAAACTCCGCGACCTATCTTAACCCTAGTTTAACCAGAAAATCAGATTTATTAGGATTAAGGGTGGGGATAACGCAAGGAGGCACGACAATCAATGGCTTATATGACTGGGCGGTTAATTCTCAAGGTACGAGAGCGCAGATTAGTTTTGGCAGGTTGAAAAGGCAGGTTACGGAAGATCCGATTTCCATCCTAGATTTACAATCATCGGCTACTAGTATTTCAGTAGGATTGCGTTCTCCTCTAGTTCGGGAACCGGAACGGGATCTCGCGGTTAACGTGGGTGTTGATTGGCAGAAAAACCAGACTAGATTAGATGGCGAGTTATTTCCTTTTGATAATACCAGCGATAATGGCAAAACTGAGATTTGGGCGGTCAGATTAGGACTACAAGCCAACTTCCAGTCTCTCAACTCGGCAACTATTGCTAGTTCTCAATTAAGTCTGGGGGTAGGTAATGGAGAGAAAACTTTCATGGTTTGGAATAACTCCCTAGATTACTATCGGAAATTCGGTAAGATTACCGCGATTGCTAAGGTGTCCGCTCAAATAGCCGATAGTAATCTGTTTGCTGAAGAACAATTTACTCTAGGAGGAAAAGAGCGAGGTAGAGGATATCGCCTCAATGAGTTTTCAGGAGATAATGGAGTGTTTGGGGCTTTAGAGGTGCAAGTTCCGCTATCTCCTCAAATATCTGTCAGTCCGTTTTTCGAGACAGGTCGAGTCTGGGGACAAGGTTATGGGACTACAGTTATCTCCACAGGCGTATCTGCTAACTGGCAAATTAATCGAAATTTGAGCTTGAGGGGAGACGTGGCTTTTCCCCTCAATTCTCCCGATAATTCGGAGAATTTTCTCTTTTCCATCCAGTATCAGCCCTGATTGTAGGTAATAGGTCATAGGTAGTTTCTGCCTTCTGCCTTCTGCCTACTGAGCAACACAATTACCTGTTGATATCGCCTGTGGTTCGTACCGTAAAGCTATAGTCCCATCTGGCTTTTTAATCATAACATTGGCTTCGGTTCTGGGATCGGTAGTCAATTCCACAGCATCTGGCAATGGACGTACCCTGCCACCAATTCGATAGATTTTTTGGGGACGAGAAAGATCGCAACTGCTCGTTATGGTGTCAGGTGGAATCAGATCTGCATCGGTGATGATAAATAGAGTCGATGGTGAGTTCAGTTGGTTAATCACTACTTGACCATCCACTCCCAATTCAGAGCTAGCGGTAACTTGAGAGTCCCTTTGGAGAAATATGGCAGTATTGATGTCGATGTTGCCACCATTACCAGAGAAGGCGTTGGCTGTGATGCTGCTGTTGTCCAGGACTAAGGCATCGGTGTTGATGTCGATGTTGCCACCGTTA encodes the following:
- a CDS encoding DUF3352 domain-containing protein, whose product is MYRPFLLAAALAASIGAGGCYYLESVRLSAIDPVNSAKYVPETALVWGYLVLDRSRWQQLSQFGTKESQVAFDVNLSNIVKVFDEQVLQDLSWTEDILPTFGSITVAGIPQGKKIGWLIIASISNPGQFWWKLASKSQSQTYQDYQGVRIYRLSRRGGIKSQKSKVIGEAAPLGLSQKLEGSRNALPSDGDKFFWAAKVDNQLLLADSVDVIEQSIDSNLNHQSILSLNQTETALSRIKQERLLFQLYFPNYKLFSPRINSLAISVGVNDSGLKLQQAALFANPNFSEPREAKAYQSPASLGLIRTNGGIIAAIVSDAFGLRQGWQQKLGLDLGITSQVKESSVSLIAASQQEIGGGVSITSNPTLSNRLLADLDWRGKKLGYTIVGKQVGNRRFKTWLGKKVQVPFLGYGYLDSQTIFVALGKYPVLSAVATSQLQPSKSVEIDFPKLVPLLSKTLPEPTLALWKTIERVEGESTSDAEGIRFDLQLKLNRKE
- a CDS encoding CHASE2 domain-containing protein, coding for MISKVKLGLIFISSIITSLTLQKLGLLESIELQWYDLANSSSPQYRAPITIVTFDEEDIKKYNWPLNDELLSQAINTIKKQDPIAIGMDIYRNTPVPPGTNQLNQTFTNTPNLIGIEKVIGSGVDGKIPPPLLLKKKQQVAAVDIPVDADEKIRRGLLFPYAQDEPNLPSLSLALAFKYLEKQNISPQANKDGWMILGKQTFLPFKSSDGGYAVANDGSYQIIIDYRTQFNQISLTRVIENKDLPPNTFQDRLVMIGAFAPSLNDIHSTPKGRISGVEIQAQMTAQIIDLALGKRNQLTFIPEPLEILFLITITAASQVVICLYMNRFFQTLGLLVISISPILLVALVSYLAFIWSIWLPIVSVIISLILVNFLTALSWQFSSLKQAAKTHKSLQEKYARELQVIKSQIADREGITLMGQIVNSIALEIENPLAFITNLSTIYQQKIQDNAVDIDELYQGLSSIEKYADNILTTIQEILKLGQINNFKPEEFNLHHLIQECLNVVDTSEIEMEVNLDRRTETIVGDREMLATILNNLIRNAIEALSEISSPTIVIASRWESENIKIEIIDNGSTIPSQDVKKIFNIFYTTKPNNKGLGLWIASEYAKVMKGKIEVESQFNTYTKFTILLAPN
- a CDS encoding ShlB/FhaC/HecB family hemolysin secretion/activation protein — its product is MKQKRIIELLILGSINLLTALNLPAVLAQDTSDKIIKFTIRGNNSISDPELQKVLAPYLNLDLSWDNVLVAKNALTQYYQKLGYPSALALIPEQDLSGNIIIDLNEGKLASIEIEGNRLLSTQWIESQIDRNRAVNISELDRELRLIRKNSNLIEDLKAQLIPGSQLGTSQLFVQITERKPQYWSYELNNYATPVSGRWENSATYLNPSLTRKSDLLGLRVGITQGGTTINGLYDWAVNSQGTRAQISFGRLKRQVTEDPISILDLQSSATSISVGLRSPLVREPERDLAVNVGVDWQKNQTRLDGELFPFDNTSDNGKTEIWAVRLGLQANFQSLNSATIASSQLSLGVGNGEKTFMVWNNSLDYYRKFGKITAIAKVSAQIADSNLFAEEQFTLGGKERGRGYRLNEFSGDNGVFGALEVQVPLSPQISVSPFFETGRVWGQGYGTTVISTGVSANWQINRNLSLRGDVAFPLNSPDNSENFLFSIQYQP
- a CDS encoding peptidase M23 encodes the protein MKKILFYSCLGLLLAQSSAMAAIATRQVGLSGVDNQGKPVQELLTLPDFTKITWASFPPITQDGEFTDNGYNNAAGYNLTRSWKSGDTPDRILKLGDISEAFGAEKFNLKDIFQISNLKRDEVALDSFPLIKEQSLFHLAQVVPKLGDLPLSTMPPIAALVQKFSSAPINPNISLNNLLSKSPQLGDLKMGGVDLTDFSLSGIPNLEFTPLEQFYLWENSLIKDIPGLNAVPFSAFPIPLSPDGNQVARIDFIWGEKEGGKKKTISGSDLEGFNVPCRTKCAHVELDDLENTGIKQTAPFEGVQWISGQFQQVKGGHGALAAVNGGLEPTGRHPYGKGFKVVVWNVKEKEELVDTALFFRFCGKFVGCSPYILGPFPFLAYKRDAPMFVGTATVPQSPVTGPTPSISNPTLGISTPLPNTALVTGDLGNFSGNNPTNVGEIVSGVNLSQMIEAISQVESSSDYRLVGAYVCAGSDCGRALGRYQFMPYRQDVKDTIMASTGGDAFLQKALKGEAITAKEMDEFFPTYLQDELMRKSMKALIQQTASQIDPTTNTYFTGSSLIARVAQKHFGGANVAVDSSANDGGISVFNYGLKVLEIYQG
- a CDS encoding DNA-directed RNA polymerase subunit alpha C-terminal domain-containing protein, which translates into the protein MEELNLLSPKAQNVIKKAKLQNAEEISQYPNEKFLKIKGCGLTTLAEIREHFPAEETDELNLGQEFEISYRNPEELANLLCNHMTAEQITRLILALIKRVLPHD
- a CDS encoding CHAT domain-containing protein, whose product is MALSQEVEPQTDVKTIYQLLQNGRDLEARQLIEKLPDSAPALALWGQYYLTKGELDSAIAYFEKSLTQSNSTSTKVDLGYALWRKYLANLKLIKRLEGILIPAQLAQLPAEKLKTSALENWQSALQSSSTSSLDRAKASIYLATADPQYLKLAEQSVTALVDNETKVPFLLKLFSLSKDKKWLELALKLPSDRRTKSYIYYKLGRLEKAILIAEAIPAPDLQWRYLWGMAKTFPEGNLHRENYVSLAVSAVESFRPQSAIFNEARLEIEEEVQPVYQELARISLAKNQIDRGLEVMKSLKITQLQDFFQDDCFEFVEVAKSTEPGTVRIQTLATEKETYLVLEGDNLKKAVRVPINRSELVQLAREFRGKLQNIATDDYVIPSAKLYNLLIRPILPDLKGVKSLVFVSDFPLNLFPYAALYDGDKFLVEDYAISYSAGLEVENAKNPPGSATLLASISEPPQPWDRLPYASAEVETVSGLLKGTPQKNLKFADFKRQLQSESVGTVHLASHIQIAGNIARSQVVFADGAVSLSQLEQVLSDRTNVLDLLVLSGCDTGIGDSRSVLGLAGIAIKNNVNQVLASLWAVNDGDTAKLMEAFYQYRLQGMSEDLALQNAQISLIKSQSGDFTASGWSSFILVKK
- a CDS encoding response regulator — its product is MANSIQVLFVDREQKTLKDILSYCLQDLPISFDCVGSVTQAKTMLRLHNYDVVFTDIRFPDGELGLDFLNFYQNNYSGRAFGILAASLSPQEQEQAVKLGAAIFSKPIRENDLRSWLLGVAHRQKTPSNPAIKSNPVVKQQIQALQPDTIAVSALRSAQTVLGYALKLTQPRQLQLIEGMGLALGSAATLDFIEALAKTLNEDDLEELYDRLDSLKIFSESEREDFIVYLKVHYNEVKNGGKSTYRYWYLEFQTIKGREQKNLLDSPILQEDFAQLTIQEQHKLLFSKVKEEYRNSEVSALCLEALQKYQKSLVS